One Actinosynnema pretiosum DNA segment encodes these proteins:
- a CDS encoding LacI family DNA-binding transcriptional regulator produces MSANRRTPLEPGVRRRVSMADVARLAGVSAQTVSRVANGHASVVGSTREQVLTAMRELGYRPNSAARALKYGEFRTIGVILFTLATVGNSRTLEAIVAHSAAEGYAITLIPVAVPTQDGVLGAFTRLDELAVDAVIVIMEVHLLDAATVTLPPGVQVIVVDSNGGDRYNVVDTDQAHGARLATRHLIDLGHRTVWHVAGPEESFAAERRAQTWRETLEEAGLPVPPLRRGDWSADSGYRIGLELAEEPGCTAVFAANDQMALGLLRAFHAKGKVVPRDVSIVGFDDLPDATSYIPPLTTVHQDFTEVGRRCVERVLRQVRHEPQEVGTSLVPTWLVHRESTAPPPA; encoded by the coding sequence GTGAGTGCGAACCGCAGGACCCCGCTGGAGCCGGGAGTGCGCCGCCGCGTCTCCATGGCCGACGTCGCCAGGCTCGCGGGGGTGTCCGCGCAGACCGTCTCCCGCGTCGCGAACGGCCACGCGAGCGTCGTCGGGAGCACCCGCGAGCAGGTCCTCACCGCCATGCGGGAACTGGGCTACCGCCCCAACAGCGCCGCGCGGGCCCTGAAGTACGGCGAGTTCCGCACCATCGGCGTCATCCTGTTCACCCTGGCCACGGTCGGCAACAGCCGCACCCTGGAGGCGATCGTCGCGCACTCGGCCGCCGAGGGCTACGCCATCACGCTCATCCCGGTCGCGGTGCCCACCCAGGACGGCGTGCTGGGCGCGTTCACCAGGCTCGACGAGCTGGCCGTCGACGCGGTCATCGTGATCATGGAGGTGCACCTGCTCGACGCCGCGACCGTCACCCTGCCGCCGGGCGTGCAGGTGATCGTCGTGGACTCGAACGGCGGCGACCGCTACAACGTGGTCGACACCGACCAGGCGCACGGGGCCAGGTTGGCGACCAGGCACCTGATCGACCTCGGCCACCGCACCGTCTGGCACGTCGCGGGCCCGGAGGAGTCCTTCGCGGCGGAGCGCCGGGCGCAGACGTGGCGCGAGACCCTGGAGGAGGCGGGCCTGCCGGTGCCGCCGCTGCGCAGGGGCGACTGGTCGGCGGACTCCGGCTACCGGATCGGCCTGGAGCTGGCCGAGGAACCGGGCTGCACGGCGGTGTTCGCGGCGAACGACCAGATGGCGCTGGGACTGCTGCGGGCCTTCCACGCCAAGGGCAAGGTGGTGCCGCGCGACGTGAGCATCGTCGGCTTCGACGACCTCCCCGACGCGACCTCCTACATCCCGCCGCTGACCACGGTGCACCAGGACTTCACCGAGGTGGGCAGGCGCTGCGTGGAGCGCGTGCTGCGGCAGGTGAGGCACGAGCCGCAGGAGGTCGGCACGAGCCTGGTGCCGACGTGGCTGGTGCACCGCGAGAGCACGGCGCCCCCACCGGCCTGA